Genomic DNA from Mesorhizobium sp. 131-2-1:
GACCGGTGGCGGCGGCGAGGAACGCCAGCCCCGCCACGATCACCGACAGCCGCTTCTGCTTGCGCGTCATCGTCTACTCCGTCGCCGTCAGGCCGAGCGTGGCGGCAAAGGCGGTGAATTTCTTCGCTTCCTCACTGCCGGCGCCGAAAACGGCAACTGCGCGACCGAGCGCATCGCGCGCCTGGTCGGCCTTGCCCAGCACCGCATAGGAACGAATGAGCCGCATCCATCCTTCCACGTCGCGCGGGTTTTGTTTGAGCTTTTCATCGAGGCCGGCGACCATGGTCTCGATCATCGCCTGCCTGTCCTGCGGCGACATCTGCTGCGCGGCATCGACCGCTTGCGCGTCCGGGCCATTGGCGGGCGCGCCCCCTGCGAGGGATTTGCCCGCCGTGTCGGCCAGCGCCTGCTCGACCGCGCCGCGCCACGGAGAGTCCGGCGGCAGCGCACCGAGCATCTTTTGCCAGGCAGCCGTCGCCTCGCCGGCGCGGCCTTCCTGCGCGAGGCCCATCGCCAGGTAGAAGCTCGCCTTCGCATTGGCGGGGTCCTGCTTCAGCGCCGCCTCGAAGGCAGCTTGAGCTTCGGCCGAGACGATGCCGCCGGCAGCGTTGGCGATCGCTTCGCCCAGACCAGCCTGGCGCGCGGCGCTGTCGCCGTCGAGGCGGATGGCGTTGCGGTAGGCTCGCGCCGCGTCGGAATAGCGCTGCAGCCGCAGATAGACCGGCGCCAGCACGTCCCAGCCCCTGCCGTCGGACGGGTTGGCGGCAAGATGCGCCTCGGCGCGCGCCACCAGTTCGTCGACCGAGGAATCGGCGGGATTCTTGGCGAGCCGCTCGACCAGCAGCTGCGCGGGCAGATCAGGTGAGCCGAGCTTGATGTAGAGACCCCAGCTGACCAGCGGCACCGCCAGCACGGCGATCGTCGCGACCAGCCTGGTCGCCATGGAGGGTCGCCGGGCGACCGCGCCGGACTGTCCGGCGCCCAGGCGCAGGATGCGGCGGCTGATTTCGGCGCGCGCCTCCTCGGCCTCGGCCGGCTGGATCAGGCCGCGCGCCACGTCGCGGTCGAGTTCGGACAGCTGGTCGCGATAGACTTCAAGATCGTGATCGCCGGCGTTGGACTCGCCCTTGCCGGTGCCTGCCAACGGCAGCAGCACCGCCAGGCTGGCGCCCAGCGTGAGGATGGCGGCTATGACCCAGAACAGCATGGTACTTCCAATAACGGCAGAGCCCTGCCCTGCCAACACAGGCACACTGCGACGCTTTGGCGGCCAAGGCGCCACCTGTCATTGATCGACGTCAACCGGACAAGCTTCTAGCCGATTTCTTGTCGTTGTCCCAAAACCGCTTCGCACTTTTGGGCGACAAGCATAGATCAGGTCAGCGGCGTCCAGCTGCCGTCGCCGTTGCGGCAGGCGGTACCGCGCGCCGTGGCGCTGGTGGCGCCGGTGAAAACGGTGTGGGTGTATTGCCGGCAGTCCTGCGAGCCGACCCGGTAAGGCTGGGCGGCGACGACTTCGCCGGAATGGCCGGTGCTATCGCTCTTCCAGGTCACCTTCTGGCCGCTCGCCGTGTATTCGAGCGCCTTGTATTCGGCCTCCAGCGCCTTGCGCTTGTCGGTGTCGTCGAGGCCGGATCCGATCGATCCGCCGACAAGACCGCCGTTCATGGCCGAAATGATGGTGGTGGCCACCTTGCCGCCAGCCGGGGGCGTGGCGGCAAGCGACGGCTTCGTGTCGGGGCCACTTCGACCCAGCGTCGTGCAGCCGGAAACGGCCAGCAGTACGGAAACGAGCGCGACGCGAATCTTCATGCCAACAACCGGTTTTCTTGAGAAGGATGAGCTGGGGGCGGCGCCATCAGGAAATTCGGCGTGGCCATAGTGTTGATGTTTGTCGGAAATTTGGCCGCGGCCGGCGACCTTCGAAGCAATCGACCCGGCGCATACCATGCGACGCCTGTCGATGTCGACCGGGCCCGGCAAGGCATCACTGAAGGCTCCGCAATCGAACCACCGCCTTAAGCCCGCCCATGGCGGAGCGCTCCAGCGCCAGTGCACCGCCATATTCGTTGACGAGGTCGGCGACTATGGCGAGGCCGAGGCCAGTGCCCGGCTTCGTCTCGTCGAGCCGACGACCGCGCTTCAGTGCCTCGCGCGCCTTGTCCTCGGGAATGCCCGGGCCGTCATCCTCGATAGCGATCTCGAACATGTTGGCGCCGGCGCCGTCCTTGGCCGAAATCGGCGCCACCGAGACGGCGACGGCGCCTTTGGCCCATTTCAGGGCATTGTCGAGGAGGTTGCCCAAAAGCTCCTCCAGATCCTCGCGCTCGCCGCCGAAGATGATCTCGGCGGCCGGCAGCGACAGCGTGAGGCTGGTTTCGGGCTTGAGCTTCTGCAGCACGCGGACCATGCGCTGCACCAGCGGCGCCACCGGCGTGCGGTAGACGACGCTGTCGCGCTGGGCGGCGACGCGCGCCCGCTGCAGGTAGTGGTCGACCTGCTTCTGCATCGAGGCGGCCTGCTCGGCGATGAGCTGACCCTTGGCGCCGCCCAGCGCCCGGCCCTCGTTGAGGAGCACAGCGAGCGGCGTCTTCAGCGAATGGGCAAGGTTGCCGACCTGCGTGCGCGAGCGCTCGACGATGCGCTTGTTGTTCTCGATCAGCGCATTGGTCTCGTTGGCGAGCGGCTCGATCTCGGCCGGGAAGCGGCCGTCGAGCCGCTGCGCGGTGCCCTCGCGCACCATGGCCAGCGCGTTGCGCACCCGGCGCAAGGGCTGCAGGCCGATCAGGATGGCGATGGCGTTGATGGCGATCATGCCGACGCCGAACAGCGACAGATAGGTGAGCAGCCGGCGCTGGAAGCTGGCGATCTCCTGCTCCAGCTCGGTGTGGTTGCCCATGACGCGGAAGCGCGCGGCGCGGTTCTTGGCATCGAGCACGAATTCGCTCTCAAACACTTCGAGCTCCTCGCCCTCGATGCCTTCGGTCGCGTAGCTGCGCTGGAAGTTCGCGTTGAACGGAACCTCGGCGACGGGAGGCGACAGGACCGACGTCGTCATCGAGGAGGAATGGATCTCGCCATGGACGCCCTCGGAGGCCGGCTCCACCGACCAGTACCAGCCGGAGTTCGGCTCGGAAAAGCGCAGATCGCCAAGGTCCGGCGCGCCGGTGAGCGCCCCATTTTCGGAAATGCCGACCGAGCCGATCAGGTTGAACAGATGCGCCGACAGCAGGCTGTCGAAGCCGCGCTCGCTCGCCTGGCGGTACAGCGTGGTGATCAGGGTGAAGATGACGACCAGCGTCAGGATCGCCCAGATGGTCGAAAAAGCAATGACACGGAAAGCCAGCGAGCGCGGCCACAGCCGCGCCGAAAAAGGCTTCCTTGCGATTGTAGCGAGCGGTTCCGCCTTACGCCTCCGGCTCACGCATTCGGTAGCCCATGCCGCGCACGGTTTCGATCATGTCGATGCCCATCTTCTTGCGCAACCGGCCGACGAAGACCTCGATGGTGTTGGAATCGCGATCGAAATCCTGGTCGTAAAGATGCTCGACCAGTTCGGTGCGCGACACCACCTCGCCCATATGGTGCATGAGATAGGCAAGCAGGCGAAATTCGTGCGAGGTCAGCTTCAGCGGCACGCCGTCGACATCGGCCTTGGAGGCCTTGGTGTCGAGGCGCAGCGGCCCGCAGGTCAGTTCCGACGAGGCATGGCCGGCGGCGCGCCGGATCAGTGCCCTGACCCGCGCCAGCACTTCTTCGATGTGGAAGGGTTTGGTGACGTAGTCGTCGGCGCCGGCGTCGATGCCGGCCACCTTGTCGCTCCAGCGGTCGCGCGCGGTCAGGATCAGCACCGGCATCTTGCGGCCGCCGCGGCGCCAGCGCTCGACCACGCTGATGCCGTCCATCTGCGGCAGGCCGATGTCGAGGACGACGGCGTCGTAGGGCTCGGTGTCGCCGAGGAAATGCCCTTCCTCGCCGTCGAAGGCGCGGTCGACGACATAGCCGGCATCGATCAGCGCATCCGACACCTGCCGGTTGAGATCCTTGTCATCTTCGACGACGAGCACACGCATGCCGGAGTTCAAACCTCTTGACGTTCAGGGCAGATATACAGCGATTCCAACAGCTTGGGAAATTTCGATATCAATTCAGCGGAACGACGATCTCAGTGCGGCGCGGACGCTGCCCGTCCTTGCCGGGCACCAGCACGACGATAACGCAGACCGCCTGGCCGCCACGCGTGGCTTGCGAGGCCTTGGCCAGCGTGCCGCCATTCTGCGCCGCCACCTGCTGGCCGATCGCGTAACAGTCCGATGCGGCGACCACAAAGGGCTGCGTATCGTCAGGCGCGATGGCCGGAGCCGACATCGCCTGCGACGCGAAAAGACCGGCCGCAGCAAGCGCCAGTGTCGCGGTTCGGAAATGGGAGCGAAGCGTTTTCATGGTGAGCGTTGTAACGCATCGGTGCTGAACGTGAAATGAACGGTGAACGCTCGAAAAACCATGCCCGCAGACACCCCCTGAAATGCAATGCCGAACCGATTGCGATCTCGCCGTTCCCCCTCAGGCCCGACCCCGGACTAATAGCTGGAAAACCGCGGTCACGGCTAATTGTTTCGTGTGTGCAGAACTTTCGCGTTGCCCCGGGTAGGATGCGAAGACCCGATCAGGAGAGGAGCAGGCGATGCGACGTGGTGAACTTGCCGGGCTTTACCGCGGCTACATCGCCTGCCTCAACGCCCAGGACTGGGCCAATCTCGGCCAGTTCGTCGACGAGGAGGTGCGCTACAATGGCGAAACGATCGGACTGTCGGGCTATCGCCGCATGCTCGAAGGCGATTTCGAGGCCATTCCCGATCTCCGCTTCACCATCGGGCTCCTGGTCAGCCAGCCACCGCGCGTGGCTGCCCGCCTGCATTTCGATTGCAGGCCCAAGGGCACGCTGTTCGGGCTGAAGGTGAACGGCAAGCGGGTTCGCTTCGCCGAAAACGTCTTCTACGAATTCCGCGACGCGCGGATATGCGAGGTCTGGTCGGTCATCGACAAGGCCGAGATCGCTGCACAGCTCTAAAGTCAGGCATCTTGCCTCGTGATGGCGCGGAAGCGCAGCAGCCCATGATGCACCGCCAGGTCCTCGTCATAGCGGGCCTCGGCGAACTCCAGAGACAGGCGTGTTTGGCCGTGCGGACCGATGGACAGCGCCGCTCCGGCGAGACGCGCCTCGATGCGGTCCATGATGAGGCGGGTTTCGGTCTCGCCATGGGCTTTCGACCAGACATGCAGCGTGACAAGCTGGTCGGCGTCGTTGTCGGCGCCGGTGTCCAGATCGAAAGCGCTGGTATGACCGCACGTCACATAGGGGAAGGCAGCGTTACCGGTTGGCCGCTCAAGCAGGCCGGCGCCGCCCAGCAGCGCGGTCAGCTTCGTGTCGCTCTTCAAACGCTGGAACAAGGCCTGCAGCAAATCGTCGGGCGCCGTCATGGTCGTCTCCGCTCGCCTGTCATGACTTGACCAAACCTCTACGCCGTCGGCAGTTTCGCTTGCAGCGTAGCTACCTACAAGTACCTGCGCCAGATCACGAGGCCGTCAATGTAGCGGCCTTTCGCGCCAGGACACTTTTCAAGGATACCGACCAGCCAGTTAATTTACTTTGGCATGCGAGGCGTTTGAAAAACGGTGATATGAACGTGCCTCGTTTCTCTGGACATTCGAGGTCATTTTCGTGCGCGAGCCATCGCTGCTGCCTGTTTTTGGAAAGCTTGGGGTCAAGCCACCGGCCGTGATTGTGGCGGCGCCGATCACATCGAAAGTCATGCACAAGATGCCGAACCGCATACGGGAGGCTCTGTCCCAACACGGGGGCTTGGCCTTGAAGCTGTCCGTGCTGGTCTGGACTATCCTCGTCCTGGTGGCAGTGTTCTTCATATCGAAGGCTTGACGGCGGGGAACGCCAGACCGAAGAGATGCGCGACCAGCAGAACCGCCGCGACGTCGAGCGTCGAGCAAACGCGGACCGCAAATCCTGACGCCGGCACGGCCCGCTGGCCATTACGACAATCGCATTCAGCCGAAATCGGCGGCGGTCAGCACATACATGCTCCTGCGGGTGCGGGCATAGGCCTTGCTGGCGACGTCATGGATGGAACCGGAAGCCGTATCGAAGGCCGCCAGATACGCGGCTTCGGCGGTCGCCGTTCCTGGCGGCGCATTGGAAATGGCATTCGCGGCGACCGAGAAGGAAATCTGGAACATGCCGTCATGGCCGACGAAGCGAATTCGTCTGCCGGCCTCGTCATAGCTGCGGCTTCGGTTGGGGAATGTAAGGCTCATGACTTTACCTCCGTCGAAGCGGTCTTCTTCACCGCCCGCGGTGCCCGCTTCTTTTTCGGTGTGGGGTTCAGGGCTTCGGCAACACGGTCGGCCTCCTCCTTGGCCAGCCGCAACTCCCTCAGCCGTGCCGTCTTAATGATCCTGGCCTTCGCCTCGGACAGATACTCGGCCGTCGCCTTGTTTCGCTCCACCGTCTTCTTCTGCCTTTCCAGGAAGCGGGCCTCGGCCTTTTCCATGATGCTTTGACTGGCTTCGCCCATCGTCGAAATCTCCCTTTGCGGCTGCCGCCGTTAAAATGAATTCACTTGTTAAGATAGCTATCCATAATTGGAATTTCAATTTTTGAAATATTTGGAGCCGGTCGCGTTTTTAGAAATCCGGTGGGGAAATAATACTTTTCAATATTTGTGATGGCCGGGGAATAATTTTTGGCACTCCTATCTATCGAGTGCCAATCGGTCTATAAGAAGGACGTGGCCGCCTGTGCCGGCCCCAGAAAGAAGTTTCCATGAAATTCCGGCCACTCCACGACCGCGTCGTCATCCGGCGCGCCGAAAGCGACACCATATCCAAAGGTGGCATCATCATCCCCGACAATGCCAAGGAGAAGCCGCAGGAAGGCGAAGTGATCGCCGTTGGCCCAGGCGCGCGCGACGAAAGCGGCGCGCTGATCGCGCTCGACGTCAAGGCGGGCGACTTCATCCTGTTCGGCAGATGGTCGGGCACTGAGGTCAAGCTCGATGGCGAGGATCTTCTGATCATGAAGGAAGCCGACATCATGGGCATCATCGACAAGAGCGAGATGAGCATCATCGGCAAGAGCGAGATGGGCATCATCGACAAGACAAAGGCCGTCAAGAAGGCCGCCTGATCGGCGGCGCTGCTTGCCCCAACCAACCGAACTGGAAAAATCATGTCCGCCAAGGAAATCAAATTCTCCACCGATGCCCGCGACCGCATGCTGCGCGGCGTCGAGATCCTCAACAACGCTGTCAAGGTCACGCTCGGCCCCAAAGGCCGCAACGTCATCATCGACAAGGCCTACGGCGCGCCGCGCATCACCAAGGACGGCGTTACGGTCGCCAAGGAGATCGAGCTTGCCGACAAGTTCGAGAACATGGGCGCGCAGATGGTGCGCGAAGTGGCCTCGAAGACCAATGATCTTGCCGGCGACGGCACCACCACCGCCACGGTGCTGGCCGCATCTATCCTGCGCGAGGGCGCCAAGCTGGTCGCTGCCGGCATGAACCCGATGGACCTCAAGCGCGGCATCGACCAGGCGGTTGCCGCAGTGGTCAAGGAAATCCAGGCGCGAGCCAAGAAGGTCAAATCGTCGAGCGAGATCGCGCAGGTCGGCACCATCGCCGCCAATGGCGATGACACCGTCGGCGCCATGATCGCGAAGGCGATGGACAAGGTCGGCAATGACGGCGTCATCACCGTCGAGGAAGCCAAGACCGCCGACACCGAACTCGACGTCGTCGAGGGCATGCAGTTCGACCGCGGCTATCTCTCGCCCTATTTCGTCACCAACGCCGACAAGATGCGCGCCGAGCTGGAGGACCCCTACGTCCTCATCCATGAAAAGAAGCTCGGCAATCTGCAGGCGCTGTTGCCGATCCTCGAAGCCGTGGTGCAAAGCGGCAAGCCGCTGCTGATCATCTCAGAGGATGTCGAAGGCGAGGCTCTTGCCACGCTGGTCGTCAACAAGCTGCGCGGCGGCCTCAAGGTCGCGGCCGTCAAGGCGCCGGGCTTCGGCGACCGCCGCAAGGCGATGCTGGAAGACATCGCCGTGCTCACCGCCGGCCAGATGATATCGGAGGATCTCGGCATCAAGTTGGAAAACATCACCATCGACATGCTTGGCCGTGCCAAACGCGTGCTGATCGAAAAGGACACCACAACGATCATCGATGGCGCCGGCACCAAGGCCACCATCCAGGCGCGCATTCAGCAGATCAAGGGACAGATCGAGGAAACCACCTCCGACTACGACAAGGAAAAGCTGCAGGAGCGGCTGGCGAAACTCGCCGGCGGCGTTGCGGTCATCCGCGTCGGCGGTGCCACCGAGTCCGAGGTCAAGGAAAAGAAGGATCGCATCGACGATGCGCTGAACGCCACGCGCGCCGCGGTGGAGGAAGGCATCGTTGCAGGTGGCGGGGTGGCGCTGCTGCGCGCCAGGTCAGCGCTCAGCGGCCTGACCGGCGCCAATGCCGATGTGACGGCCGGTATTTCGATCGTGCTGAGGGCGCTGGAGGCGCCGATCCGCCAGATCGCCGAGAATTCCGGCGTCGAAGGCTCGATCGTCGTCGGCAAGCTAACCGGCAGCAAGGACCACAATCAGGGTTTCGACGCCCAGAAAGAAATCTATGTCGACATGATCAAGGCCGGTATCGTCGACCCAGCAAAGGTGGTGCGGACGGCACTTCAGGATGCCTGTTCGATCGCCGCCCTGTTGATCACCGCCGAAGCCATGATCACCGACATTCCGGCCAAGGACGCAGCGCCGTCCCCCAATGGCGGCGGCATGGGCTACTAACCAACTCCCCTGCCGGAAACAGATCTGCAATGCCCGGCGCCGGCACGTCGGGCGACTGATCCGAACACAAATCAAAAAGGAACTGTTCCGTGGCCACACAAAGCAGCAAGCCATCTCTCGCGCGTCGATGGGAAGACTACCAGCCGGGCAAATCCGCACTTTTCTGGGCGTGCGCGGCGACTGTCGTCGCCACGCTGATCGTCGGTTTCAACTGGGGCGGCTGGGTGACAGGCGGCACGTCGCGCTCGCTGGCGGCAACCGCCGGCGATGTTGCGCGCGGCGAACTGGCCTCGGCCATCTGCGTCGATCGCTTCAACGCTGCGCCCGACGCGGCGGCCAAGCGTGTCGAGCTCAAGGCCCTGACCGACAGCTACACGAAGCGCCAGTTCATCGAAAAAGGCGGCTGGGCAACCATGCCCGGGAAAACCTCTCCGGACAGGCTCGGTGCCGAAAGCTGCGCGGTTGCTGTCGCCGCCTGAAGTTATCGACCTATCCGAAGCGCAAGACCTCTTCACGAGAGCCTGAAAGGCATGGGCCGGGGGATCCTCCCCGGCACAGCCCGATGGCAGGGAGATCGCGACAATGATTACGTTCGTGCCGAAACCAAGTGCCATGCCGGCGAGCGAACCAGCCGAGGAAAGCCGCTTCGATCGTATTCGCCGACTTGCCGCTGAAAAGCACAAGAAATCTGACCCGGGCACGATACGCCGCGACCCGCCGAAGACAGGGGACAAGCGCCCCATGTGACGACTGCCGATCCTCGGCAGCCGCCATGCAATCGACGGCATCAATCGCTCATCGCGCCTCGCCGCTGATCAGCGCGGCATGGTCCTTGATGACGGCGGTGACAAAGCGGATGACGGCCCGCACCGGCGCTTCGGCGCCGATTTCGCGGCGGTAGACGAGCGAGACGGCATGGCTGCCGAGAATGTCGGGAGCGAGCCGCACCATGCGTGGTTCCGCTTCGGCCAGCATGCACGGCATCGCCGCGAGGCCGGCGCCGCTCAGGGCCGCCGCCAGCATCTCGGTCATTTCGGCGACGCGAAACACCGTTGTCGCGCCGGCGCCGTGCGCTTCGATCCATCGGGCGCCGGGCACCCTGGCCAGGTTCTCGTGGAAGCCGATGATCTCATGTCCGGCCAGCCGGCGAGGATCGATTGGCATCGGGTGGCGCTCGAGATAGGGACCGGACGCATAGAGCGACCAGCCCGCGTCACATAGCTTGCGCGCGATCAGCGTTTCGTCGGCGACGACGCCCATTCTGACCGCTAGATCGGCCTCGCCGTGCAGGAGATCGACCGGACGACTGCCGCTGGTCAATTCCAGGCTGATGTCGGGGCAGGCCTTGTGGAAAGCCGCCATGCGTTCGGCGAAGTACGGGCTTAGGCCGGTCGGCAGCGCCAGCCTGACACGGCGCGTGCCGGAACGCACCAGCGCGGTCATCGCTTCGATGGCGCGCTCCAGATCCTCGCCGAACGGCAGCAATCTCTTGCCGAGAGGCGTTACCTCGATGCCTTGCGGTCCGCGCATGACGAGCGAGGCGCCGAGCGCGCCCTCGAGGGCCGCCAGGCGCCGGCTGATGGTGGTGTGCCGCACGCCAAGCGCGCGCGCAGCACCCGAGAGCGTCCCCGCCCGCGCCGCGGCGAGAAAGTAGCGCAGATCGTTCCAGTCCGGTTCACCGGTTTTCATCGGGCACATTCTAGACCAGTTCGCTGCCGGATGCCTGTGCGGTTTTGCACAGGCTTGCGCGAAAATCGCGAATGGCCGGACCAAGCCGTCCGCGCGAGGATCGGCCCAGATTTCGGGAGCGAGCCATGGATATCGACAACCTGCGAATGACGGTGGCGCGACACGCCGCATCGGCAAATGCGCTGGCAGCGATCGGCCTGGCGTTGGATGCGCGTGTGCGCGGTACGGTGCTCGACGGCAATGCCGCCCGCCGCGCCGAAGCGGTACTCGGCAGTCTCGGCCTCTCGGGCATCGTGGCCAATGCCAGCGTGGCCGAACTGGCCCCGGTGCTGGCCGGCATCAAGGTCGACTTTTTGTCGGGCGGCAAGCTGGTGTCTGAGCCGTCCGCCAGCGCGGAGGCCAGGGAGGCCAGCCTGCGGCAGGCCATGGGCGACGTCTCGAGCGGCTTCCCGGCGCTGCTGAAGCGTTTGATCACGCCGCAGCTTGCAGGTTTGCCGGAGAGGCTCGAGGCGCCTGGCGCGGCCTTCCTCGATATTGGCGTCGGCGTCGCCGCGCTGTCTTTGTCGATGCTGCGGCAGTGGCCGGAGCTCAGGGCGGTTGGTGTCGATCGGTCTTCCGACGCCATCGCGCAGGCCCGTTGCAATGTCGAAGCGGCCGGCGTCGCGGACCGCATCGAGCTGCGCGTCGGCCTTGGCCAGGACATTGCGGACAAGGACATGTTCGACCTCGCCTTCGTGCCAAGCGCCTTCATTCCAGAAGCGCATGTCGGGGCGATCGTCGCGCGCTGCCGCGCGGCCCTCAGGCCCGGCGGCTGGCTGCTGTTGGCGATGATCAATCCCGGTCCGGACGCGCTGGCGCAGGCGGTTGCCCACTTCCGCACCACCATCTGGGGCGGCACGGTGTTCGAAAGAGGCGCCGCCGAGGCGCTGGTCGAACGAAGCGGCTATGCCGAGACGAAGCTTCTGCCCGGCCCGGCCGGGGCGCCGGTGGCTTTCGTCGCCGGGCGCAAGCCGGGTTGACAGCCGAGGAGACTGGCCAGGGAGGCTGGTGATGAAACTGCTGATCTTTGGCGCCTCGGGCGCGACGGGCCGTGCTCTTGTCTCGGCAGCGCTGGCCGAGGGGCATGCGGTGACCGCTTTCGTCCGCACGCCGGGCAAGCTTGCCATCAGCGATAAGAGGCTGAGTATGATCGTCGGCGACGTCGCCGACCGGCAAGCGGTGGAGCGCGCCATCGCCGGGCAAGACGCAGTCTTGAGCTGTCTCGGCGGCGGCGTGCTGCTGAGGCACGATGGGGCCGTCATCGCCGGCGTCGGCCACATCGTCGATGCCATGCGGCGGACCGGGCCGGCCCGGCTGATCTACCTGTCATTCCTTGGCGTGCGCGACAGCCGGCGGCAGTTGGGGCCACTGCTCGGCGGCATCATCGCGCCGCTCGTGCTGCGTCATGAAGTGGCGGATCACGAAACGAAGGAAGGCCTTATCGCGCAATCCGGCCTCGACTGGACGATCGTACGGCCGCCCAAGCTCACCAATGGCGCGGCGACCGGCAAGTTTCGCCACGGCAACGGCATCCGGGCGGCATCGCTGCTACCGACGCTGGCGCGCACCGACGTGGCGGCCTTCATGCTCGGCCAGATCAGCGACGCCACCTACTCGCGCAAGGCGGTTTCCCTATTGCACTGATCCTCAGGACACGGGCGGCGCACCGCCCTCTTCCGAGCGCCGGGCGATGAACTCGTCCAGCACGCCGGCGGTGGCGGCGGCCGAAGCCGGCGGCTGGAAGTCGGCGAGCAGCCGCTTCCAGATGCCGGTGGCGCGTTCGGTGGCGCTCTTGGAACCTGCCTGCGTCCAATTGCCGAAATTCGACCAGTCGGCGACCAGCGGCTCATAGAAGGCGGTGCGGTAGCGCGCCATCGTGTGACCGGCCGAGAAGAAATGCCCACCCGGCTGCACTTCGGCGATGGCCTCGAAGCCGATGGAATCCTCGTCGCCCGGTGTCCGGGCGCAAAGCTCGGCGACCGTCTGCAGCGCCTCGATGTCGGTGATCAGCTTCTCGAAGGAGACACTGAGGCCCCCTTCCAGCCAGCCGGCGGCGTGGATGCAGACGGTGGCGCCGGCAAGCACCGAACCCCATAGCGCGAACTGCGTCTCGTGCGCGGCCTGCGCGTCGGAGATGTTGGCCGCACTGCCGCCGCCGGAGCGCCACGGCAGGCCGGTGAAGCGGGCAAGCTGGCCGGCGCCGAGCGTGGCCTTGATGTGCTCCGGCGTGCCGAAGGCCGGCGCCCCGGACTTCATGTCGACATTGGATGAGAAGGAGCCGTAGACCACCGGCGCGCCTGGGCGAACGATCTGGGCGAGCGTCAGCCCGGCCAGCGCCTCGGCATGCTGCAGCGTCAGCGCGCCGGCGACCGTGATCGGCGCCATGGCGCCGGCCAGGCAGAAGGGTGTGATGACCAACACCTGGCCAGCCTTGGCGAAATCGATGATGCCTTGCGCCATCGGGATGTCGAGCTGGCGCGGCGAATTGGTGTTGATGATGGTGTAGCAATAAGCACCGGCGCGGAACTCGTCCTCGGAGAGGCCGCGCGCCAGACGCAACATCTCGAAGCCGTCCTCGACCTGCGGCGTGCCGCGGGCGAAGACGAACGGGAACTTGTCGGACAGCGTCAGTTGGGCGCGGTTGACGGCATAATGGCGGAAATGATTGTCGATGTCCTGCGGCTCGATGCAGGGGCCCAGCATGTGCAGCACGTCGAAATGCTGGATCAGCCGCGTGAGATCTTCGAAAGCGGCAAGCGTGCCCGGCCGCCGACCACGCTCGAGATCAGTGACGTTGGGCGCGCCGGCGCCGGCGAGGAAGGCCATCGAGCCCAGTTCGAGCATCAAATCGCGCTCGCGCGCGCCGCCATTGGCCCGGATCGAGCGCGGCGCCGAAGCAAGAGCCGCCTCGACCATGTCCCGGCCGATCTTCACCATCTGGCTGTCCTCGTCGACCAGCGCGCCGGCACCAGCGAAAACGCGCCGCGCCTGTGGCAGCAGCACCTTGATGCCAAGCTCCTCCAGCACGCGCAGCGCCGTGTCGTGGATCGCGGCGACCTGATCGTCCGAGAACACTGGCTGCGGCAGGAATGGGTTCTTCAGGGAGCGGTAGTCCGGCCTTCGGCTTGACTCGCTGCCGGCCTGGCCGGTGCGTCCGCGCCGGCGCTCGCGCCTGTCATGAGCGGCGTTGTCGACCATGTCCTGTCCTCCTCATTGCCGCATCGCC
This window encodes:
- the ccmI gene encoding c-type cytochrome biogenesis protein CcmI, which gives rise to MLFWVIAAILTLGASLAVLLPLAGTGKGESNAGDHDLEVYRDQLSELDRDVARGLIQPAEAEEARAEISRRILRLGAGQSGAVARRPSMATRLVATIAVLAVPLVSWGLYIKLGSPDLPAQLLVERLAKNPADSSVDELVARAEAHLAANPSDGRGWDVLAPVYLRLQRYSDAARAYRNAIRLDGDSAARQAGLGEAIANAAGGIVSAEAQAAFEAALKQDPANAKASFYLAMGLAQEGRAGEATAAWQKMLGALPPDSPWRGAVEQALADTAGKSLAGGAPANGPDAQAVDAAQQMSPQDRQAMIETMVAGLDEKLKQNPRDVEGWMRLIRSYAVLGKADQARDALGRAVAVFGAGSEEAKKFTAFAATLGLTATE
- a CDS encoding RT0821/Lpp0805 family surface protein, whose protein sequence is MKIRVALVSVLLAVSGCTTLGRSGPDTKPSLAATPPAGGKVATTIISAMNGGLVGGSIGSGLDDTDKRKALEAEYKALEYTASGQKVTWKSDSTGHSGEVVAAQPYRVGSQDCRQYTHTVFTGATSATARGTACRNGDGSWTPLT
- a CDS encoding ATP-binding protein, whose product is MSRRRKAEPLATIARKPFSARLWPRSLAFRVIAFSTIWAILTLVVIFTLITTLYRQASERGFDSLLSAHLFNLIGSVGISENGALTGAPDLGDLRFSEPNSGWYWSVEPASEGVHGEIHSSSMTTSVLSPPVAEVPFNANFQRSYATEGIEGEELEVFESEFVLDAKNRAARFRVMGNHTELEQEIASFQRRLLTYLSLFGVGMIAINAIAILIGLQPLRRVRNALAMVREGTAQRLDGRFPAEIEPLANETNALIENNKRIVERSRTQVGNLAHSLKTPLAVLLNEGRALGGAKGQLIAEQAASMQKQVDHYLQRARVAAQRDSVVYRTPVAPLVQRMVRVLQKLKPETSLTLSLPAAEIIFGGEREDLEELLGNLLDNALKWAKGAVAVSVAPISAKDGAGANMFEIAIEDDGPGIPEDKAREALKRGRRLDETKPGTGLGLAIVADLVNEYGGALALERSAMGGLKAVVRLRSLQ
- a CDS encoding response regulator transcription factor, yielding MRVLVVEDDKDLNRQVSDALIDAGYVVDRAFDGEEGHFLGDTEPYDAVVLDIGLPQMDGISVVERWRRGGRKMPVLILTARDRWSDKVAGIDAGADDYVTKPFHIEEVLARVRALIRRAAGHASSELTCGPLRLDTKASKADVDGVPLKLTSHEFRLLAYLMHHMGEVVSRTELVEHLYDQDFDRDSNTIEVFVGRLRKKMGIDMIETVRGMGYRMREPEA
- a CDS encoding ester cyclase, with protein sequence MRRGELAGLYRGYIACLNAQDWANLGQFVDEEVRYNGETIGLSGYRRMLEGDFEAIPDLRFTIGLLVSQPPRVAARLHFDCRPKGTLFGLKVNGKRVRFAENVFYEFRDARICEVWSVIDKAEIAAQL
- a CDS encoding DUF3168 domain-containing protein, whose amino-acid sequence is MTAPDDLLQALFQRLKSDTKLTALLGGAGLLERPTGNAAFPYVTCGHTSAFDLDTGADNDADQLVTLHVWSKAHGETETRLIMDRIEARLAGAALSIGPHGQTRLSLEFAEARYDEDLAVHHGLLRFRAITRQDA
- a CDS encoding DUF1488 family protein, with the protein product MSLTFPNRSRSYDEAGRRIRFVGHDGMFQISFSVAANAISNAPPGTATAEAAYLAAFDTASGSIHDVASKAYARTRRSMYVLTAADFG
- a CDS encoding co-chaperone GroES, which codes for MKFRPLHDRVVIRRAESDTISKGGIIIPDNAKEKPQEGEVIAVGPGARDESGALIALDVKAGDFILFGRWSGTEVKLDGEDLLIMKEADIMGIIDKSEMSIIGKSEMGIIDKTKAVKKAA